Proteins encoded together in one Thermoplasmatales archaeon BRNA1 window:
- a CDS encoding putative nucleic-acid-binding protein containing a Zn-ribbon, which yields MAMVVAREWREIPGRYNLEGSKCTECGRIFFPERSFCPYCRRHSMGKMEKHRLSGKGEVYSYSIIHDNSGFNGCMMPYAVAMVKDDDGVMVEGQLVDVDLEKIEIGMRVRAVMRKLDEDGDAGVIHYGYKFVPEF from the coding sequence ATGGCAATGGTAGTTGCAAGGGAGTGGCGTGAGATCCCCGGAAGGTACAACCTTGAGGGATCCAAGTGCACCGAGTGCGGAAGGATCTTCTTCCCCGAGCGCTCGTTCTGCCCCTACTGCAGGAGGCACAGCATGGGAAAGATGGAGAAGCACCGCCTCTCCGGGAAGGGGGAGGTCTACTCCTACTCCATCATCCACGACAATTCCGGGTTCAACGGATGCATGATGCCCTACGCCGTCGCCATGGTCAAGGACGACGACGGTGTCATGGTGGAGGGACAGCTGGTGGACGTCGACCTCGAGAAGATCGAGATCGGAATGCGCGTCCGCGCCGTCATGAGGAAACTCGACGAGGACGGCGACGCCGGAGTCATCCACTACGGCTACAAGTTCGTGCCCGAGTTCTGA
- a CDS encoding homoserine kinase, with the protein MSDEWIKVAAPATTSNIGAGFDTFGLAIHEPYDIIEGRKIPEGIIISEIDGPGAESITRDPAKNSVTIAAAEVLKRSGADFGLEVKIHKGIRPCSGIGSSGASAAGGAYLAHLISGEKLSINEVILCAAYAEGYTSGSIHADNVAPCILGGFTIIRSYEPFEVVRIEPPKDLGLVVALPDILVATSEARKVLPAEVPVKDLIFHVGHASTLVYAMMTDDLPLIGRSVADMVFEPARAHLIPNLKEAEKAAMEHGAIVSFLGGSGPCVMAFYDKSTHQGGVIAESVKKVFTDNGINCDIWVTECGTGCRRI; encoded by the coding sequence ATGAGCGACGAATGGATCAAGGTTGCCGCACCCGCCACCACCTCCAACATAGGTGCTGGGTTCGACACTTTCGGACTTGCCATCCACGAGCCTTACGACATCATCGAGGGGAGGAAGATCCCCGAGGGCATCATCATCAGCGAGATCGACGGTCCCGGCGCGGAATCCATCACCAGGGATCCCGCCAAGAACTCCGTGACCATCGCCGCGGCCGAGGTGCTCAAGCGCAGCGGGGCAGATTTCGGCCTCGAGGTCAAGATCCACAAGGGCATCCGTCCCTGCTCCGGCATCGGTTCCTCCGGCGCCAGCGCGGCCGGGGGAGCATACCTCGCCCATCTCATCAGCGGCGAGAAGCTCAGCATCAACGAGGTCATCCTCTGCGCGGCATACGCCGAGGGATACACCTCCGGCTCCATCCACGCGGACAACGTCGCACCCTGCATCCTCGGAGGATTCACCATCATCCGTTCCTACGAGCCCTTCGAGGTCGTAAGGATCGAGCCCCCCAAGGACCTGGGACTGGTCGTCGCCCTCCCGGACATCCTCGTCGCCACTTCCGAGGCGAGGAAGGTCCTGCCCGCCGAGGTCCCCGTCAAGGACCTGATCTTCCACGTCGGACACGCGTCCACCCTCGTGTACGCCATGATGACCGACGACCTCCCCCTCATCGGAAGGTCCGTCGCGGACATGGTCTTCGAGCCCGCGCGCGCCCACCTCATACCCAATCTCAAGGAGGCCGAGAAGGCCGCCATGGAACACGGCGCGATCGTGTCGTTCCTGGGCGGTTCCGGCCCCTGCGTCATGGCCTTCTACGACAAATCCACCCACCAGGGCGGGGTTATCGCGGAGAGCGTCAAGAAAGTCTTTACCGATAACGGAATAAACTGCGACATCTGGGTGACCGAGTGCGGTACCGGATGCAGAAGGATCTGA
- a CDS encoding Superfamily II helicase: MGSAMQFRDLDIPEKLREALEEQGFREMYPPQAEAIPKALTGRSLVAAVPTASGKSMIGFVPALSMVLSSGKKVLYIVPLKALASEKRDDLNKFAHLGIKVVMTTGDPDRDDDVSDADIVIATSEKADSMIRHGNRWTEDLGMVIADEVHMIADPGRGPTLEIAMTKFMHRNRFLQVIALSATISNAEDLALWLRADLVKSDWRPTKLKEGVYYGNDITFVDPKTMKREVREVPPEKEPIWGAVKQTIEEGGQAMIFVNTRRSTEALAKKFSKPMKELTGSSITEAEQALLEGGDESTAVGKILAGCVACGIAFHHAGLDYKQRRFVEDGFRNRTIKCIVATPTLAAGINLPARRVIVRDTYRFESNAGNVPISVMEVQQMCGRAGRPGYDPYGEAVLIAKSDDDYDHLIYDYITHETERLTSKLGRETILRSHILGLVATGDAKSEYEIKSFLEGTFLGATSDLYGLDSLISKVVEFLSEQGMIEEAGGNVRILPFGKRVSDLYIDPWSAVILKKAVLRITEAVDDLQILHAVSCTPDVMGMYPKKTDQNELESVDAEYSDFWLVDEKDESMDSPDWDNSYEIHLSNLKTALVLKSWIDEKSEDTITDHMKIGPGDIRSRVDTADWILYAMNEIAYIFNPDASKLIKPLLTRLRYGVREELIPLVTFRGVGRNRARTLFTAGFKTRQDLAAADVNVIAGLPKIGKALARSIKEQVGYTRNDTAEPPRMDDDEAEYMLERMAAEMESKTGNNNQTGLDMF; this comes from the coding sequence ATGGGTTCCGCCATGCAGTTCAGGGACCTCGACATTCCGGAGAAGCTCCGCGAAGCCTTGGAGGAGCAGGGCTTCAGGGAGATGTACCCTCCCCAGGCCGAGGCCATCCCCAAGGCCCTCACCGGAAGGTCCCTGGTCGCGGCGGTCCCCACCGCCAGCGGGAAGTCGATGATAGGATTCGTCCCCGCCCTAAGCATGGTCCTTAGCTCCGGGAAGAAGGTCCTCTACATCGTCCCCCTGAAGGCGCTTGCCTCCGAGAAGAGGGACGACCTGAACAAGTTCGCACACCTGGGGATCAAGGTGGTCATGACCACCGGGGACCCGGACAGGGACGACGACGTCTCTGACGCCGACATCGTCATCGCCACCTCCGAGAAGGCGGATTCCATGATACGCCACGGCAACAGGTGGACCGAGGACCTCGGCATGGTCATCGCCGACGAGGTTCACATGATCGCGGACCCGGGAAGGGGTCCGACCCTCGAGATCGCCATGACCAAGTTCATGCACAGGAACAGGTTCCTGCAGGTGATCGCCCTGTCCGCAACCATCTCCAACGCGGAGGATCTGGCACTGTGGTTGAGAGCCGATCTGGTGAAGTCCGATTGGAGGCCCACCAAGCTCAAGGAGGGGGTCTATTACGGCAACGACATCACCTTCGTCGACCCCAAGACCATGAAGAGGGAGGTCCGCGAGGTTCCTCCGGAGAAGGAGCCCATATGGGGCGCCGTGAAGCAGACCATCGAGGAGGGCGGCCAGGCGATGATCTTCGTCAACACCCGCCGTTCCACCGAGGCACTCGCGAAGAAGTTCTCCAAGCCCATGAAGGAGCTCACCGGCTCCTCGATCACCGAGGCGGAACAGGCACTCCTGGAAGGCGGCGACGAATCCACGGCCGTCGGGAAGATCCTCGCCGGGTGCGTGGCATGCGGCATAGCATTCCACCACGCGGGTCTGGATTACAAGCAGAGGAGGTTCGTCGAGGACGGTTTCCGCAACCGTACCATCAAGTGCATCGTCGCCACCCCCACCCTCGCGGCCGGGATCAACCTCCCCGCCAGGAGGGTCATCGTCCGCGACACCTACAGGTTCGAATCCAACGCCGGCAACGTGCCCATCTCCGTCATGGAGGTCCAGCAGATGTGCGGAAGGGCGGGACGTCCCGGATACGACCCCTACGGGGAGGCGGTCCTCATCGCCAAGAGCGACGACGACTACGACCATCTCATCTACGATTACATCACCCACGAGACCGAAAGGCTCACCTCCAAGCTCGGCAGGGAGACCATACTCAGATCCCACATACTGGGTCTTGTCGCCACAGGTGATGCCAAGTCGGAGTACGAGATTAAATCTTTCCTCGAGGGGACCTTCCTCGGGGCCACCTCAGACCTTTACGGACTCGATTCCCTGATATCGAAAGTCGTGGAGTTCCTCAGCGAGCAGGGGATGATAGAGGAGGCGGGCGGCAACGTCAGGATCCTCCCCTTCGGCAAAAGGGTCTCCGACCTCTACATCGACCCCTGGTCCGCGGTCATACTCAAGAAGGCCGTGCTCAGGATCACCGAGGCCGTCGACGACCTCCAGATCCTCCACGCCGTCTCCTGCACACCCGATGTGATGGGGATGTATCCCAAGAAGACCGACCAGAACGAACTGGAATCCGTGGACGCGGAATATTCCGACTTCTGGCTGGTGGATGAGAAGGACGAATCGATGGATTCTCCCGACTGGGACAATTCCTATGAGATACACCTCTCCAACCTGAAGACCGCCCTGGTGCTGAAGAGCTGGATAGACGAGAAGTCCGAGGACACGATCACCGACCACATGAAGATCGGTCCGGGGGACATCCGCTCCCGCGTGGACACCGCCGACTGGATCCTCTACGCGATGAACGAGATCGCCTACATCTTCAATCCCGATGCCTCCAAGCTCATCAAACCCCTGCTCACCAGGCTCAGGTACGGAGTCAGGGAGGAGCTCATCCCGCTGGTGACGTTCAGGGGCGTGGGAAGGAACAGGGCGAGAACGCTGTTCACCGCGGGATTCAAGACCCGCCAGGACCTGGCCGCAGCCGACGTGAACGTCATTGCCGGTCTTCCGAAGATCGGAAAGGCACTCGCACGCAGCATCAAGGAGCAGGTGGGATACACCAGGAACGATACCGCCGAACCGCCCCGCATGGACGATGACGAAGCGGAGTACATGCTGGAGAGGATGGCTGCCGAGATGGAGTCCAAGACCGGCAACAACAATCAGACCGGCCTCGATATGTTCTGA
- a CDS encoding putative transcriptional regulator yields MTDALREKIAGEITLSSEPGKAIRKWREEFGISQYELADAMGVSHSVISDYESGRRKSPGVAVVKKMVDTFLTLDAANGSPVASRYTPDAKTECVIAMDEFPEGIEEADFIRAIGGRNINPAKTPAKKIYGYTIVDSLKAILTLSSQDYLKIYGWSIERALIFTDVHYGRSPMVAIRAHPLTPAMVVYHKPDQTDILAIKLAEREGVPLVVTDMSVDGLIKRLKELKEGS; encoded by the coding sequence ATGACGGATGCACTTAGGGAAAAGATCGCCGGAGAGATCACTCTCTCCTCCGAGCCCGGCAAGGCGATCCGCAAATGGCGCGAGGAGTTCGGCATTTCGCAGTACGAACTAGCCGACGCCATGGGCGTTTCGCACTCCGTGATCTCGGACTACGAATCCGGCAGAAGGAAATCGCCCGGCGTCGCCGTAGTGAAGAAGATGGTCGACACTTTCCTGACCCTCGATGCGGCGAACGGTTCACCCGTGGCTTCCAGGTACACCCCGGACGCCAAGACGGAGTGCGTCATCGCAATGGACGAGTTCCCCGAGGGGATAGAGGAGGCGGACTTCATCCGCGCCATCGGCGGCAGGAACATCAACCCCGCCAAGACCCCTGCCAAGAAGATCTACGGATACACCATCGTGGATTCCCTGAAGGCGATCCTGACCCTCAGTTCTCAGGATTATCTTAAGATCTACGGATGGAGCATCGAGCGCGCCCTGATTTTCACCGACGTCCACTATGGACGTTCCCCCATGGTGGCCATCAGGGCGCACCCCCTGACACCAGCGATGGTGGTCTATCACAAACCCGACCAGACGGACATTCTGGCGATCAAGCTCGCCGAGCGCGAGGGAGTGCCCCTCGTGGTCACGGACATGTCCGTGGACGGCCTCATCAAGAGGCTCAAAGAACTAAAGGAAGGTAGTTGA
- a CDS encoding Acetyl-CoA acetyltransferase, with product MREVAIIGAGSTKFGELWGASFRALGIEAGAKAIADAGLSGDEIDAVYIGNLASGNFIKQQNIDALVADYTGMATRHVPAIRTEAGGASGGVAFRQGVQAVASGMSDIVIVGGAEKMTDMDDDRVGQVLNATLDAEWEAGVGITETSIYAMIARRLIKEGIATREEIASCAVNSHFHGARNPEAEFRKEIKLDTVLRAGPTCDPLTMFDGAPFSDGASAVILCPLEDAKKYTDKYVKVAACAQASDTLAFFQRETFTSFKATSVAAQQAYRDAHITAADIQVAEVHDAQTVGGVLALQDLGLYGNGEAGKAFLEGQTHFDAGKVAVNTSGGLKSKGYPVGAAGVSQIVELYQQLTGTAGDRQVKDAKHGLAQSVGGTGSAVTVSILEAI from the coding sequence ATGAGGGAAGTTGCAATCATCGGAGCAGGAAGCACCAAGTTCGGAGAACTCTGGGGAGCATCCTTCAGGGCCCTCGGTATCGAGGCAGGAGCGAAGGCGATCGCGGACGCCGGGCTCTCGGGAGACGAGATCGACGCCGTCTACATCGGGAACCTCGCATCCGGGAACTTCATCAAACAGCAGAACATCGACGCCCTCGTCGCGGACTATACCGGAATGGCCACCCGCCACGTCCCCGCGATCAGGACTGAGGCAGGAGGGGCGTCCGGAGGAGTCGCCTTCCGCCAGGGAGTGCAGGCCGTCGCATCCGGCATGAGCGACATCGTCATCGTCGGAGGGGCGGAGAAGATGACCGACATGGACGACGACCGCGTCGGACAGGTCCTCAACGCCACCCTCGACGCGGAGTGGGAGGCAGGAGTCGGTATCACCGAGACCTCCATCTACGCCATGATCGCCCGCCGTCTCATCAAAGAGGGCATCGCCACCCGCGAGGAGATCGCATCCTGTGCGGTCAACTCCCACTTCCACGGCGCCAGGAACCCCGAGGCCGAGTTCAGGAAGGAGATCAAGTTAGACACCGTCCTCAGGGCGGGACCCACTTGCGACCCCCTCACCATGTTCGACGGGGCGCCCTTCAGCGACGGAGCGTCCGCGGTCATCCTGTGCCCCCTCGAGGACGCCAAGAAGTACACCGACAAGTACGTCAAGGTCGCAGCATGCGCCCAGGCATCCGACACCCTCGCATTCTTCCAGAGGGAGACCTTCACCAGCTTCAAGGCGACCTCCGTCGCCGCACAGCAGGCGTACAGGGACGCCCACATCACCGCCGCCGACATCCAGGTCGCGGAGGTCCACGACGCACAGACCGTCGGAGGGGTCCTAGCACTGCAGGACCTCGGACTCTACGGGAACGGGGAGGCCGGAAAGGCGTTCCTGGAGGGACAGACCCACTTCGATGCCGGGAAGGTCGCCGTCAACACCAGCGGAGGACTGAAGTCCAAGGGATACCCCGTCGGAGCCGCCGGAGTCTCGCAGATCGTCGAGCTCTACCAGCAGCTCACCGGCACCGCCGGAGACAGGCAGGTCAAAGATGCGAAGCACGGTCTCGCCCAGAGCGTGGGCGGAACCGGTTCCGCCGTCACCGTTTCTATCCTGGAGGCGATCTGA
- a CDS encoding putative hydroxymethylglutaryl-CoA synthase encodes MEGIVSYGAYVPRYRIQPEEIGRVWGADGKAMSKGLMINQKSVPSPDEDTVTIATAAARFMMARVPEVNPADIGAVYIGSESHPYAVKPSSAIVATAIGATPNMTAADLEFACKAGTAGIQAGLGLVKSDMVKYAVAIGADTSQGAPGDALEYSAAAGGAAYLLGKEKVIAQINKTLSFTTDTSDFWRREGMMYPVHGGRFSGAPAYFRHVSTAAKMMMEAMGTTPADYNYCVFHQPNGKFPTRVAAQLGFTPEQVECGLVTPNIGNCYSGAVPIGLAHVLDHAKAGDRILVTSYGSGAGSDAFDITVTDEMTNYRKENAPVLDTILKDPVVIDYATYAKFKNIIKMPEE; translated from the coding sequence ATGGAAGGAATCGTAAGTTACGGAGCCTACGTACCCAGGTACAGGATCCAGCCCGAGGAGATCGGAAGGGTCTGGGGTGCCGACGGAAAGGCAATGTCCAAAGGACTCATGATCAACCAGAAGTCCGTGCCCTCGCCCGACGAGGACACCGTGACCATCGCCACCGCGGCCGCCAGGTTCATGATGGCCCGTGTGCCCGAGGTCAACCCCGCCGACATCGGAGCGGTCTACATCGGATCCGAGAGCCACCCCTATGCGGTCAAGCCCTCGTCCGCCATCGTCGCCACCGCCATCGGGGCGACCCCCAACATGACCGCCGCGGACCTGGAGTTCGCGTGCAAGGCCGGAACCGCAGGAATCCAGGCAGGTCTAGGTCTCGTCAAATCGGACATGGTGAAGTATGCCGTCGCGATCGGAGCGGACACCTCCCAGGGAGCACCCGGGGACGCCCTCGAGTACTCCGCCGCAGCCGGAGGAGCGGCATACCTCCTCGGAAAGGAGAAGGTCATCGCCCAGATCAACAAGACCCTGTCATTCACCACCGACACCTCCGACTTCTGGAGGAGGGAGGGGATGATGTACCCGGTCCACGGAGGAAGGTTCTCCGGAGCGCCCGCGTACTTCAGGCACGTCTCCACCGCCGCCAAGATGATGATGGAGGCCATGGGGACCACCCCCGCGGACTACAACTACTGTGTCTTCCACCAGCCCAACGGAAAGTTCCCCACCAGGGTCGCGGCCCAGCTGGGATTCACCCCCGAGCAGGTGGAGTGCGGACTGGTCACCCCCAACATCGGAAACTGCTACAGCGGTGCCGTCCCCATCGGTCTGGCACATGTCCTCGACCACGCCAAGGCGGGAGACCGCATCCTGGTCACCTCCTACGGATCCGGAGCGGGTTCCGACGCGTTCGACATCACCGTCACCGACGAGATGACCAACTACAGGAAGGAGAACGCACCGGTCCTAGACACCATCCTGAAGGACCCCGTCGTGATCGATTACGCGACCTATGCGAAGTTCAAGAACATCATCAAGATGCCGGAGGAGTGA
- a CDS encoding aconitase yields MADIGDCTKTIKTEEGELTIFSLRELEKKGVIKDLKKIPYSIRILIEGVLRQRGETISDDDVRNVASWSPEGNDADIPWIPARVLLQDLTGGAAVTDLASMRDAVARMGKDPQSINPIIPVNLVIDHSIQTDVAGCDKAMQENEEIDFSRNKERYALFKWAQKSFRNFTAVPPWNGICHQVNIEFLSPLVHVKDVDGKKIAYPDSCFGTDSHTTQIDGLGVAGWGVGGIEAEAVMVGQPSYMSLPDVVGFKLVGKLSPGVTATDLVLTVVQMLREKGVVGKFVEFFGPGYQSLDVSDRSTVANMAPEYGATMGYCPIDAKTMDYLRLTNRDDRHIAAIEAYEKEQMLWYDPENIPEYTDTLELDLSTVEPSVAGHKRPQDRIPLRNMKAQFSKTLGALGVPQQRMGEGERMGDGSVAIASITSCTNTANPSVMIAAGLVAKKAFELGIRPKKYVKTSLAPGSKAVTDYLTKSGLQKYLDAEGFQNCGYGCMTCIGNSGPLSDDVSKQIKDGDLAVAAVASSNRNFEGRIHPLVKANYLMSPPLVVCFALAGRVDIDMTREPIAEKDGKQIFLKDIWPSDEEIRSIMDRYVTREAFAAGYDNIYKGSDRWNSIPVSETPLFGWDEKSTYIRNPPYFEHLADAPRIESIRKARCLAKLGDSITTDHISPAGAFGEDSSAGKYLISLGVQKKDFNSYGSRRANHEIMVRGTFANVRLRNMIAPGTEGGYSKYVPDGSVDYMYETSEKYRRDDTPLIVIAGKDYGMGSSRDWAAKGPLLLGVKAVIAESFERIHRSNLVGMGIIPLQFEEGQNAASLGLDGSECYCIDLKDLAPKKKVRVCVQRKDGSKTEFHAICRADVPIEIQYIANGGILPFVLRRMIA; encoded by the coding sequence ATGGCAGACATCGGAGACTGCACGAAGACCATAAAGACCGAGGAGGGCGAGCTCACCATCTTCAGCCTCAGGGAACTCGAGAAGAAAGGCGTCATCAAGGACCTCAAGAAGATCCCCTACTCCATCAGGATCCTCATCGAGGGAGTCCTCAGGCAGAGGGGGGAGACCATCTCCGACGACGACGTGAGGAACGTCGCGTCCTGGTCCCCCGAAGGCAACGACGCGGACATCCCTTGGATCCCCGCGAGGGTCCTTCTCCAGGACCTCACCGGGGGCGCCGCCGTCACCGACCTCGCATCCATGAGGGATGCCGTCGCCAGGATGGGCAAGGACCCCCAGTCCATCAACCCCATCATCCCGGTGAACCTGGTCATCGACCACTCCATCCAGACCGACGTCGCGGGCTGCGACAAGGCGATGCAGGAGAACGAGGAGATCGACTTCTCCCGCAACAAGGAGAGGTACGCCCTCTTCAAGTGGGCCCAGAAGTCCTTCAGGAACTTCACCGCCGTCCCCCCGTGGAACGGCATCTGCCACCAGGTCAACATCGAGTTCCTCTCCCCCCTCGTCCACGTGAAAGACGTAGACGGGAAGAAAATCGCATACCCCGACTCCTGCTTCGGAACCGACTCCCACACCACCCAGATCGACGGTCTCGGGGTCGCCGGATGGGGTGTCGGGGGAATCGAGGCCGAGGCCGTCATGGTCGGCCAGCCCTCCTATATGAGCCTCCCCGACGTCGTCGGATTCAAGCTCGTGGGCAAGCTGTCCCCCGGGGTCACCGCCACCGACCTGGTCCTCACCGTCGTCCAGATGCTGAGGGAGAAGGGCGTGGTCGGCAAGTTCGTCGAGTTCTTTGGTCCCGGATACCAGTCCCTCGATGTCTCCGACAGGTCCACCGTGGCGAACATGGCCCCCGAGTACGGAGCCACCATGGGATACTGCCCCATCGACGCCAAGACCATGGACTACCTCCGCCTGACCAACAGGGACGACAGGCACATCGCGGCCATCGAGGCGTACGAGAAGGAACAGATGCTCTGGTACGATCCCGAGAACATCCCCGAGTACACCGACACCCTGGAGCTCGACCTCTCCACCGTCGAGCCCTCCGTCGCCGGACACAAGAGGCCCCAGGACCGCATCCCGCTCAGGAACATGAAGGCTCAGTTCTCCAAGACCCTCGGGGCCCTGGGAGTCCCCCAGCAGAGGATGGGGGAGGGTGAGAGGATGGGGGACGGCAGCGTCGCCATCGCATCCATCACCAGCTGCACCAACACCGCCAACCCCTCGGTCATGATCGCCGCGGGACTCGTGGCCAAGAAAGCCTTCGAGCTCGGCATCAGGCCGAAGAAGTACGTCAAGACCTCCCTTGCCCCCGGGTCCAAGGCGGTCACCGACTATCTCACCAAGTCCGGACTCCAGAAGTACCTGGACGCCGAGGGATTCCAGAACTGCGGATACGGATGCATGACCTGCATCGGAAACTCCGGACCCCTGTCCGACGACGTCTCCAAGCAGATCAAGGACGGGGACCTCGCGGTCGCCGCCGTCGCTAGCAGCAACAGGAACTTCGAGGGAAGGATCCACCCGCTGGTCAAGGCCAACTACCTCATGTCCCCTCCGCTGGTGGTCTGCTTCGCACTCGCCGGACGCGTGGACATCGACATGACCAGGGAACCCATCGCCGAGAAGGACGGGAAACAGATCTTCCTCAAGGACATCTGGCCCTCCGACGAGGAAATCCGCAGCATCATGGACAGGTACGTCACCAGGGAGGCGTTCGCCGCCGGTTACGACAACATCTACAAGGGCTCCGACAGGTGGAACTCCATCCCGGTCTCCGAGACCCCGCTGTTCGGATGGGACGAGAAGTCCACGTACATCAGGAACCCGCCCTACTTCGAGCACCTCGCAGACGCTCCTAGGATCGAGAGCATCAGGAAGGCGAGGTGCCTTGCCAAACTCGGGGACTCCATCACAACCGACCACATTTCCCCCGCGGGAGCGTTCGGCGAGGACTCCTCCGCAGGGAAGTACCTCATCTCCCTCGGGGTCCAGAAGAAGGACTTCAACTCCTACGGGTCCCGCCGCGCGAACCACGAGATCATGGTCAGGGGGACCTTCGCCAACGTGAGGCTCAGGAACATGATCGCCCCCGGCACCGAGGGAGGCTACTCCAAATATGTGCCAGACGGCTCGGTCGATTACATGTACGAGACCTCCGAGAAGTACCGCAGGGACGATACCCCGCTCATCGTCATCGCCGGAAAGGACTACGGCATGGGTTCCTCCAGGGACTGGGCCGCGAAGGGTCCCCTGCTCCTGGGAGTGAAAGCGGTCATCGCCGAGTCCTTCGAGAGGATCCACAGGTCCAACCTCGTCGGGATGGGGATCATCCCCCTGCAGTTCGAGGAGGGACAGAACGCCGCGTCCCTCGGCCTGGACGGAAGCGAGTGCTACTGCATCGACCTGAAGGATCTGGCCCCCAAGAAGAAGGTCAGAGTCTGCGTCCAGAGAAAGGACGGCTCCAAGACCGAATTCCATGCCATCTGCCGTGCCGATGTGCCCATCGAGATCCAGTACATCGCCAACGGCGGAATCCTCCCGTTCGTCCTGAGAAGGATGATCGCCTGA
- a CDS encoding L-threonine synthase — translation MQKDLIIMANHKVVCWKCGAEVSDPYVNLCPKCGGLLTVKMDLSAVKEMKPEDLHKEPIGVWRYAPFMPVDPANKVSIQEGGTPLYKTEALGAEVGVPDAYVKFEGLNPTGSFKDRGMTIGVSHAKELGAKVVGCASTGNTSASLSAYASKAGMKCAVFLPSGKVAMGKLAQALFFGAKVLSIDGNFDDALALARKMAEERKLYLLNSINPYRPEGQKSVLFEIMDQLKYDVPDRIILPVGNAANIWAVYKACKELEEVGWIDRIPMLTGIQAAGSAPVARAFEAGSNDFMAEPNPETIATAIRIGNPVSGVKALKAIYDTKGFCTTVTDDEIVAAQQLLGRREGVCVEPASAASVAGLKKLREEGVIDKSEKVVCICTGNGLKDPDTIIKTSPAPIPCANSVEAVEEILNAKQ, via the coding sequence ATGCAGAAGGATCTGATTATCATGGCCAACCACAAGGTAGTTTGCTGGAAATGCGGAGCCGAGGTCAGCGACCCCTACGTCAACCTCTGCCCCAAGTGCGGCGGTCTCCTGACCGTCAAGATGGACCTCTCCGCTGTCAAGGAGATGAAGCCCGAGGACCTCCACAAGGAGCCCATCGGTGTCTGGAGGTACGCCCCCTTCATGCCCGTCGACCCCGCCAACAAGGTCTCCATCCAGGAAGGAGGGACCCCCCTTTACAAGACCGAGGCCCTGGGAGCCGAGGTCGGCGTCCCTGACGCATACGTCAAGTTCGAGGGACTCAACCCCACCGGATCCTTCAAGGACCGCGGGATGACCATCGGGGTCTCCCACGCCAAGGAGCTGGGGGCCAAGGTCGTCGGATGCGCTTCCACCGGAAACACCTCCGCATCCCTGTCTGCATACGCCTCCAAGGCCGGAATGAAATGCGCCGTGTTCCTCCCCTCCGGCAAGGTCGCCATGGGGAAGCTCGCACAGGCCCTGTTCTTCGGCGCGAAGGTCCTGTCCATCGACGGGAACTTCGACGACGCCCTCGCACTCGCCAGGAAGATGGCCGAGGAGAGGAAGCTCTACCTCCTCAACAGCATCAACCCCTACCGTCCCGAGGGTCAGAAGTCCGTTCTCTTCGAGATCATGGACCAGCTGAAGTACGACGTCCCCGACAGGATCATCCTGCCCGTCGGTAACGCTGCCAACATCTGGGCGGTCTACAAGGCATGCAAGGAGCTCGAGGAGGTCGGATGGATCGACCGCATCCCGATGCTCACCGGAATCCAGGCCGCGGGATCCGCGCCCGTTGCACGCGCGTTCGAGGCGGGATCCAACGATTTCATGGCCGAGCCCAACCCCGAGACCATCGCGACCGCGATCAGGATCGGAAACCCCGTGTCCGGCGTCAAGGCCCTCAAGGCGATCTACGACACCAAGGGATTCTGCACCACCGTCACCGACGACGAGATCGTCGCAGCCCAGCAGCTCCTCGGACGCCGCGAGGGTGTCTGCGTCGAGCCTGCCTCCGCCGCATCCGTCGCAGGACTCAAGAAGCTCCGCGAGGAGGGTGTCATCGACAAGAGCGAGAAGGTTGTCTGCATCTGCACCGGAAACGGTCTGAAGGACCCCGATACCATCATCAAGACCTCTCCCGCACCGATCCCCTGCGCCAACAGCGTCGAGGCGGTCGAAGAGATCCTGAACGCAAAGCAGTGA